Proteins from a genomic interval of Microbacterium phyllosphaerae:
- a CDS encoding YcnI family copper-binding membrane protein, with the protein MRSTTTRTRRNLTVGLIGGAVLALAIPAMASAHVSVSPDELVAGDHGVLTFSFAHGCDNSPTTSLKVTMPEGLASVAPTMDSDWTIDIEKGDDGLVSAVTYTAVAPVPTDLRGAVSMSVGLDEDTPETLAFPVIQTCVEGSTEWTQLAEDGEDPHSLDAPAPVVSVAAAAADGHGEHDSSTTPETAADETDTPDALGTALGAGGLVAGIAALIVSVLAYRRKV; encoded by the coding sequence ATGCGTTCCACCACCACCCGCACCCGCCGCAACCTCACTGTCGGATTGATCGGCGGCGCTGTCCTCGCTCTCGCGATCCCCGCGATGGCCAGCGCCCACGTCAGCGTCAGCCCCGACGAGCTCGTCGCCGGAGACCACGGCGTGCTGACGTTCTCGTTCGCCCACGGCTGCGACAACTCCCCCACCACCTCGTTGAAGGTCACGATGCCCGAGGGCCTCGCCTCGGTCGCACCCACCATGGACAGCGACTGGACGATCGACATCGAGAAGGGTGATGACGGCCTCGTCAGCGCAGTCACTTACACCGCGGTCGCACCGGTGCCGACCGACCTGCGCGGCGCCGTCAGCATGTCGGTCGGCCTCGACGAGGACACGCCCGAGACCCTCGCGTTCCCCGTGATCCAGACCTGCGTCGAGGGAAGCACCGAATGGACCCAGCTGGCGGAGGACGGCGAGGACCCGCACAGCCTCGACGCTCCGGCTCCCGTGGTGTCCGTGGCAGCCGCTGCCGCAGACGGCCACGGCGAGCACGACTCGAGCACGACGCCGGAGACCGCCGCTGACGAGACGGACACGCCGGATGCTCTCGGCACGGCGCTGGGTGCAGGTGGTCTCGTCGCCGGCATCGCCGCGCTCATCGTCTCCGTGCTGGCGTACCGCCGCAAGGTGTGA
- a CDS encoding M50 family metallopeptidase, whose protein sequence is MEALLYLGGIVFMLIGLGLSIGLHEVGHLLPAKLFGVRVGQYMIGFGPRLWSKRIGETEYGFKLLPLGGFISMSGMYPASTTSGPAKGVFRALVQDARSANDETIAEGAEDRVFYRLPVWKRVIVMLGGPLMNLLLAIVIFTVLVSGIGVQQGTTTIASVSECVLPAGSAATECSADDPATPAAEAGIRPGDVLVSVGGQPVSTFAEATAIVQAAPGETLELVVLRDGAEKTLSITPVEAERTITDASGRPVIGDDGQPVVKDVGYVGMGAQMGFVQQPLSAGPQMAADTVARVGSMILTLPVRIWDTGVSLVTGSERDPNGPLSVVGVGRIAGEVAATDAPVLNRFSVLLGLLGSLNVALFVFNLIPLLPLDGGHVVVALWDGIRRAWATLFRRPPPAPVDATRLVPLTVVVATLLIAMGAVLLLADLFNPVNIFGG, encoded by the coding sequence GTGGAAGCACTGCTCTATCTGGGTGGCATCGTGTTCATGCTGATCGGCCTCGGCCTGTCGATCGGCCTGCACGAGGTCGGTCACCTCCTGCCCGCGAAGCTGTTCGGCGTGCGCGTGGGCCAGTACATGATCGGGTTCGGACCGAGGCTGTGGTCGAAGCGCATCGGCGAGACCGAATATGGCTTCAAGCTGCTTCCTCTGGGCGGCTTCATCTCGATGTCGGGCATGTATCCGGCATCCACGACCTCCGGTCCCGCCAAGGGCGTCTTCCGGGCGCTCGTGCAGGATGCTCGCTCGGCCAACGACGAGACGATCGCGGAGGGCGCCGAGGATCGTGTCTTCTACCGTCTGCCCGTGTGGAAGCGCGTCATCGTGATGCTCGGCGGCCCACTGATGAACCTCCTCCTCGCGATCGTGATCTTCACCGTCCTGGTGTCGGGCATCGGCGTGCAGCAGGGGACCACCACGATCGCATCCGTGAGTGAGTGCGTGCTTCCGGCCGGGTCCGCGGCGACGGAGTGCTCGGCCGACGACCCTGCGACGCCCGCGGCGGAGGCCGGGATCAGACCCGGCGACGTGCTGGTGTCCGTCGGCGGTCAGCCGGTGTCGACGTTCGCGGAGGCGACCGCGATCGTGCAGGCGGCACCGGGTGAGACGCTCGAGCTCGTCGTCCTCCGCGACGGCGCCGAGAAGACGTTGAGCATCACCCCGGTCGAGGCGGAGCGCACCATCACGGATGCGAGCGGCCGGCCGGTCATCGGAGACGACGGTCAGCCGGTCGTCAAAGACGTCGGCTACGTCGGGATGGGTGCGCAGATGGGCTTCGTGCAGCAGCCGCTGTCGGCGGGGCCGCAGATGGCCGCTGACACGGTCGCGCGCGTCGGATCGATGATCCTGACGCTCCCGGTGCGCATCTGGGACACGGGTGTGTCCCTCGTGACGGGGAGCGAGCGTGATCCGAACGGGCCGCTCAGCGTCGTGGGCGTCGGACGCATCGCCGGAGAGGTCGCGGCCACGGATGCCCCGGTCCTGAACAGATTCTCGGTGCTGCTCGGTCTTCTCGGCTCGTTGAATGTCGCGCTGTTCGTCTTCAACCTGATCCCGCTGCTGCCTCTCGACGGCGGTCACGTCGTCGTCGCGCTGTGGGACGGCATCCGACGCGCGTGGGCGACGCTGTTCCGTCGTCCGCCGCCCGCGCCGGTCGACGCGACCAGGCTCGTGCCGCTGACGGTCGTCGTCGCCACGCTGCTCATCGCGATGGGCGCCGTGCTGCTGCTCGCCGATCTGTTCAACCCCGTGAACATCTTCGGAGGCTGA
- a CDS encoding chorismate-binding protein: MTLSRLAELTADPSASFVLIARDGADTVELLTGEVVDVDLLADIPLTIDGVAREIFTMVPYRQVRERGFVAQDDGAPLRCIVVDEHLHLPAPDLVAELPSAAVPLRDGGFDIADEDYAAIVQTVIADEIGRGEGANFVIRRDFTAEIDVDDRTAALTWFRALLTHERGAYWTFAVVTPGHIAVGASPEAHVVARGGVVTMNPISGTFRHPAGGATKETLVDFLSSTKETEELFMVVDEELKMMSAVCSDGGRITGPHLKEMSRLTHTEYMLRGRSALDPRDILRETMFAPTVTGSPMQNACAVIRRHERKPRGYYSGVAALFTPNADGGHDLDAPILIRTVYLQDGSLSVPVGATLVRHSDPHGEVSETHGKAAGVLGAIGAIDRDTAAESREDADEPGAPLSLAADPTVAALLSSRNARLADFWLNPQGDDLTGPFAGRTAIVVDAEDRFTTMLAHQLRHLGLDVTIRAWSEVDSAELDSADLVVAGPGPGDPRDTASDRIARMRQVVSRRVDEGAPLLAVCLSHQILSDSLGIDLAPLDAPHQGLQKAVPVFGEDASIGFYNTFTARVAPGTSSVGAAEVSADLVSGDVYALRGEHFASIQGHLESILSRDGIRTLERLVSHALA, encoded by the coding sequence ATGACCCTCTCACGTCTTGCCGAGCTCACCGCAGATCCCTCTGCGTCGTTCGTTCTGATCGCGCGCGATGGCGCCGACACCGTCGAGCTGCTCACGGGCGAGGTCGTCGACGTCGACCTGCTCGCTGACATCCCGCTCACGATCGATGGGGTCGCCCGCGAGATCTTCACGATGGTCCCGTACCGTCAGGTGCGCGAGCGTGGGTTCGTCGCCCAGGACGACGGCGCGCCGCTGCGCTGCATCGTGGTCGACGAGCACCTCCATCTCCCGGCTCCCGACCTCGTCGCCGAGCTGCCGTCCGCCGCGGTCCCCCTCCGCGACGGCGGTTTCGACATCGCCGACGAGGACTACGCCGCGATCGTCCAGACCGTGATCGCCGACGAGATCGGCCGCGGCGAGGGTGCGAACTTCGTGATCCGCCGCGACTTCACCGCCGAGATCGATGTCGACGACCGCACGGCGGCGCTCACCTGGTTCCGCGCGCTGCTCACGCACGAGCGCGGTGCGTACTGGACCTTCGCCGTCGTCACCCCCGGCCACATCGCCGTCGGCGCCAGCCCCGAGGCGCACGTCGTGGCCAGAGGAGGGGTCGTCACGATGAACCCCATCTCGGGCACCTTCCGGCACCCGGCCGGTGGCGCCACGAAGGAGACGCTCGTCGACTTCCTCTCCTCCACCAAGGAGACGGAGGAGCTGTTCATGGTCGTCGACGAAGAGCTCAAGATGATGAGCGCGGTGTGCTCGGACGGCGGGCGGATCACCGGTCCGCACCTGAAGGAGATGTCGCGCCTGACGCACACGGAGTACATGCTCCGAGGGCGCAGCGCGCTGGACCCCCGCGACATCCTCCGCGAGACCATGTTCGCCCCGACCGTCACGGGCTCGCCGATGCAGAACGCGTGCGCGGTCATCCGTCGTCACGAGAGGAAGCCGCGCGGGTACTACTCCGGTGTCGCCGCGCTCTTCACCCCGAACGCCGACGGCGGACACGATCTCGATGCCCCGATCCTGATCCGCACCGTCTACCTGCAGGACGGCTCGCTGAGCGTGCCTGTGGGCGCGACGCTCGTGCGCCACTCCGACCCGCACGGCGAGGTCTCCGAGACCCACGGCAAGGCCGCAGGGGTGCTCGGCGCGATCGGCGCGATCGATCGAGACACGGCCGCTGAGTCCCGTGAGGACGCTGACGAACCCGGCGCGCCTCTGTCCCTCGCGGCAGATCCCACGGTCGCCGCTCTGCTCTCCTCACGCAACGCGCGCCTCGCGGACTTCTGGCTGAACCCCCAGGGCGATGACCTCACCGGCCCGTTCGCCGGTCGGACGGCGATCGTCGTCGACGCGGAGGACCGCTTCACGACCATGCTCGCCCACCAGCTGCGCCATCTGGGGCTGGATGTCACCATCAGAGCGTGGAGCGAGGTCGACAGCGCGGAGCTCGACTCCGCGGACCTCGTCGTCGCGGGCCCCGGTCCCGGCGACCCCCGCGACACCGCCAGCGATCGCATCGCCCGCATGCGGCAGGTCGTCTCGCGTCGCGTCGATGAGGGCGCACCGCTGCTCGCCGTCTGCCTGAGCCACCAGATCCTCAGCGACAGTCTCGGCATCGATCTCGCTCCCCTCGACGCGCCACATCAGGGGCTGCAGAAGGCGGTGCCCGTCTTCGGCGAGGATGCGTCGATCGGCTTCTACAACACCTTCACCGCCAGGGTCGCGCCGGGGACCTCTTCCGTCGGCGCCGCCGAAGTGTCCGCAGATCTCGTGTCCGGCGACGTCTACGCCCTGCGCGGGGAGCACTTCGCGTCGATCCAGGGACACCTGGAGTCGATCCTGTCGCGCGATGGGATCCGCACGCTGGAGCGCCTGGTCTCGCACGCACTCGCCTGA
- the ispG gene encoding flavodoxin-dependent (E)-4-hydroxy-3-methylbut-2-enyl-diphosphate synthase gives MPKIPEVLAPRRKSRQIKVGKVLVGGDAPVTVQSMTTTKTTDINATLQQIAELTASGCEIVRVAVPHQDDADALKIIAMKSQIPVIADIHFQPRYIYTAIDAGCGAVRVNPGNIREFDGNVGKIAEAAKAAGVSLRIGVNAGSLDRRILTKYGKATAEALVESAVWEASLFEEHDFHDFKISVKHNDPIVMVKAYRLLAERGDWPLHLGVTEAGPAFQGTIKSATAFGILLGEGIGDTIRVSLSAPPAEEVKVGHQILQSLNLRERKLEIVSCPSCGRAQVDVYTLAENVTEGLKDMTVPLRVAVMGCVVNGPGEAREADLGVASGNGKGQIFVKGEVIKTVPEADIVATLIEEANRIAVEMGPEAPLGTAQVVTA, from the coding sequence ATGCCGAAGATCCCCGAAGTCCTCGCCCCGCGCCGCAAGTCTCGCCAGATCAAGGTGGGCAAGGTGCTCGTGGGTGGCGACGCCCCCGTCACCGTGCAGTCCATGACGACGACGAAGACGACGGACATCAACGCGACGCTCCAGCAGATCGCCGAGCTGACCGCGTCGGGATGCGAGATCGTCCGTGTCGCCGTGCCCCACCAGGATGACGCCGACGCGCTGAAGATCATCGCGATGAAGAGCCAGATCCCGGTCATCGCAGACATCCACTTCCAGCCGCGGTACATCTACACCGCGATCGATGCAGGCTGCGGTGCCGTGCGAGTGAACCCCGGCAACATCCGCGAGTTCGACGGCAACGTCGGCAAGATCGCCGAAGCGGCCAAGGCCGCCGGAGTCTCGCTGCGCATCGGCGTGAATGCCGGATCGCTCGATCGCCGCATCCTCACCAAGTACGGCAAGGCGACCGCGGAGGCTCTCGTCGAGAGCGCCGTCTGGGAGGCCTCGCTGTTCGAGGAGCACGACTTCCACGACTTCAAGATCTCGGTCAAGCACAACGACCCCATCGTCATGGTCAAGGCGTACCGCCTTCTCGCCGAGCGAGGCGATTGGCCGCTGCACCTCGGTGTGACCGAGGCCGGACCGGCGTTCCAGGGCACGATCAAGAGCGCCACGGCGTTCGGCATCCTCCTCGGCGAAGGCATCGGCGACACGATCCGCGTGTCTCTCTCGGCACCGCCCGCCGAAGAGGTCAAGGTCGGTCACCAGATCCTGCAGTCGCTGAACCTCCGCGAGCGCAAGCTCGAGATCGTCTCGTGCCCGTCGTGCGGCCGCGCTCAGGTCGACGTGTACACGCTCGCCGAGAACGTGACCGAGGGGCTCAAGGACATGACGGTGCCGCTGCGCGTCGCGGTCATGGGCTGCGTCGTGAACGGACCTGGCGAGGCTCGCGAGGCAGATCTCGGGGTCGCCTCCGGTAACGGCAAGGGCCAGATCTTCGTCAAGGGCGAGGTCATCAAGACCGTGCCCGAGGCGGACATCGTCGCGACGCTGATCGAAGAGGCCAACCGAATCGCGGTCGAGATGGGGCCCGAGGCGCCTCTCGGGACCGCACAGGTCGTCACGGCCTGA
- a CDS encoding nucleotidyltransferase domain-containing protein produces the protein MTKPGAPADGRYAVAVDHLAVAERFVAARYPRADVAIVAGSTARGERTPTSDIDLLLIGGELFEAEDQTSEASTHEFEGEVFEVFAYTPAGFDEWAERGVAQHRPVTVHMLVEGTVIRDDGRMPSLRLHWQRVLDAGPALSEHESAFRRYVITDVLDDLRDARDPLEQHLEASILFERTAELMLLGDGRWIATGKWLPRRLRNLSSERAERLTVPLLDRDYATFAARVEDELVRAGGRVQSGFVR, from the coding sequence ATGACGAAGCCCGGCGCCCCCGCCGACGGACGCTACGCTGTCGCCGTGGACCACCTCGCCGTCGCAGAACGATTCGTCGCCGCTCGCTACCCCCGCGCAGACGTCGCCATCGTGGCGGGGAGCACCGCACGCGGCGAACGCACCCCGACGAGCGACATCGACCTGTTGCTCATCGGAGGCGAGCTCTTCGAGGCCGAAGACCAGACGAGCGAAGCCTCGACGCACGAGTTCGAGGGAGAGGTGTTCGAGGTCTTCGCGTACACACCGGCCGGTTTCGACGAATGGGCCGAACGAGGAGTCGCGCAGCACAGGCCGGTCACGGTGCACATGCTCGTCGAAGGAACCGTGATCCGAGACGACGGCCGGATGCCCTCCCTCCGCCTGCATTGGCAGCGCGTCCTCGACGCGGGCCCCGCACTGAGTGAGCACGAATCCGCCTTTCGGCGCTACGTCATCACCGATGTCCTCGACGACCTCAGAGATGCGAGAGACCCCCTCGAGCAGCACCTCGAGGCGTCCATCCTGTTCGAGAGGACGGCGGAGCTCATGCTTCTCGGAGACGGGCGCTGGATCGCCACGGGCAAATGGCTCCCCCGGCGCCTCCGGAACCTCAGCAGCGAGCGCGCCGAACGATTGACCGTCCCCCTGCTCGACCGCGACTACGCGACGTTCGCGGCGCGCGTCGAAGACGAGCTCGTTCGTGCCGGCGGCCGCGTGCAGAGCGGATTCGTGCGCTGA
- a CDS encoding NUDIX domain-containing protein, translated as MPISPYLSDLRTRVGHDLLLLPAVTAVIRRGDRFLMCRQAHSPEWGLLGGGIEPLEKPEEAVLREVREEIGVPATVHGIVGAYGGEDLHVRYPNGDRVSYTTIAFSCTIPEAMDLAYVDGELVETGWFTVDEIERLQRDRGVDRIIDDACRVPEAQSALPPDVVEKAVCYVIAEDRLLVFTHDDTDIQVTGVQVPAGTVRDDETPAQAAERELFEETGLRGTVQRSLGTELYDLSPARDERALRHFFRMDVTDPDTTAVWRAGEPDPADGGSPVSWTCRWIPLSQAHVLAGGLGARLGAATR; from the coding sequence CATGACCTTCTGCTGCTGCCCGCCGTCACCGCAGTCATCCGGCGAGGCGATCGGTTTCTGATGTGCAGGCAGGCGCACTCTCCCGAGTGGGGCCTGCTCGGCGGCGGCATCGAACCGCTCGAGAAGCCGGAAGAGGCGGTCCTCCGGGAAGTGCGTGAAGAGATCGGCGTTCCCGCCACCGTTCACGGGATCGTGGGAGCGTACGGAGGCGAAGACCTGCACGTGCGGTACCCGAACGGCGATCGCGTCAGCTACACCACGATCGCATTCTCGTGCACGATCCCGGAGGCAATGGACCTTGCCTACGTCGACGGTGAGCTCGTCGAGACAGGGTGGTTCACGGTCGATGAGATCGAGCGGCTCCAGCGCGACCGAGGGGTGGATCGGATCATCGACGATGCCTGCCGCGTCCCCGAGGCGCAGAGTGCCCTTCCACCCGACGTCGTGGAGAAGGCCGTGTGCTACGTGATCGCCGAAGACCGGTTGCTCGTCTTCACCCACGACGACACCGACATACAGGTCACCGGCGTGCAGGTGCCCGCAGGAACAGTGCGAGACGACGAGACTCCCGCCCAGGCGGCTGAGCGTGAGCTGTTCGAGGAGACGGGACTCCGAGGAACGGTGCAGCGCAGCCTGGGCACAGAGCTGTATGACCTGTCGCCCGCCCGGGACGAACGCGCCCTCCGTCATTTCTTCCGCATGGACGTCACCGACCCCGACACCACGGCTGTCTGGCGGGCCGGCGAGCCGGATCCCGCCGACGGTGGCTCCCCTGTGTCGTGGACGTGCCGATGGATCCCGCTCAGCCAAGCGCATGTGCTCGCGGGCGGACTCGGCGCTCGGCTCGGCGCAGCGACCCGCTGA